In Streptomyces sp. NBC_01231, the sequence GGTGCTGCCGGGGTTGCGCTGGGACTGGCGGCCGGTGATGTGGGGCGTCGCGATCGTCACCATGCTGGGCGGCGCGATCGTCGCGATCACGCAGACCGACATCAAGCGGCTGCTGGCGTACTCGTCCATCGCGCACGCGGGCTTCATCCTTGCGGGTGTCATCGCGACCACGCCCGACGGTGTGTCCTCGGTCCTCTTCTATCTGGCCGCGTACTCGTTCGTCACCATCGGGGCGTTCGCGGTGGTCACGCTCGTACGGGACGCCGGCGGCGAGGCGACCCATCTGTCCAAGTGGGCCGGGCTCGGCCGGCGTTCACCGCTGGTGGCGGCCGTGTTCGCGGTCTTCCTGCTGGCCTTCGCGGGCATCCCGCTGACCTCCGGGTTCGCCGGGAAGTTCGCCGTGTTCAAGGCGGCGGCGGAGGGCGGCGCGGCCCCGCTGGTCGTGGTGGGTGTGATCTCGTCCGCGATCGCCGCCTTCTTCTACATCCGCGTCATCGTGCTGATGTTCTTCAGCGAGCCGCGGCCCGAGGGGCCGACCGTGGCTGTGCCGTCGCCGTTGACGACGACCGCGATCGGGGTCGGTGTGGCGGTGACGCTGGTCCTCGGTGTCGCGCCGCAGTACTTCCTGGACCTGGCGAACCAGGCGGGAGTGTTCGTGCGCTGACCTGCGCTGCTGGTGTGGTGGGCCCCGGTTCCCCGGTTGGGAACCGGGGCCCACTCCTCGTTCTCGGGCCCACGTGACGGGGTTCATCGGACTGACGACCGGCGGTTCTGCGGACAGCCTGTGGATAACTCGGGCGCTGTCGGTCCCGAGCCCTATCGTGGGGGGCAGTGGTCGAGGGACGACGTACGGGGGACATGGCTATGGGCGGGACGGGCGGGATCATCGAGATGCCAGGGATCACCGAGACGTCGGCGACACGGAGCGAGGCGCTGGCCACGCTCCACCGGGTCTTCGGGTACGAGGCCTTCCGCGGGGCGCAGGAAGAGGTCATCGAGCATGTGGTGGCCGGCGGGGACGCCGTCGTCCTCATGCCGACCGGCGGCGGAAAGTCACTGTGCTACCAGATCCCGTCCCTGGTGCGACCGGGTACCGGCATTGTGATCTCGCCGCTCATCGCGCTGATGCAGGACCAGGTCGACGCGCTGCGGGCGCTGGGTGTGCGTGCCGGGTTCATGAACTCCACGCAGGACTTCGACGAGCGGCGAGTCGTGGAGGCCGAGTATCTGGCGGGCGAGCTGGACCTGCTGTACCTGGCGCCGGAGCGGCTGCGGCTGGACTCCACCCTGGACCTGCTCTCGCGCGGCAAGGTCGCGGTCTTCGCGATCGACGAGGCGCACTGCGTGTCCCAGTGGGGCCACGACTTCCGCCCCGACTACCTGTCCCTGTCACTGCTCGGCGAGCGCTGGCCGGACGTCCCGCGTATCGCGCTGACGGCGACGGCCACGCACGCGACGCACCAGGAGATCACCCAGCGGCTGAACATGCCGCAGGCCCGCCACTTCGTGGCGAGCTTCGACCGGCCCAACATCCAGTACCGGATCGTTCCGAAGGCCGACCCCAAGAAGCAACTGCTGGGCTTTCTCCGCGAGGAGCACGCGGGTGACGCGGGCATCGTGTACTGCCTCTCGCGCAAGTCGGTGGAGGCGACCGCCGAGTTCCTGTCCCGCAACGGCATCGAGGCGGTGCCGTACCACGCGGGCCTCGACGCGGGCACCCGCGCTGCCCACCAGTCCCGTTTCCTGCGGGAGGACGGCCTGGTGGTGGTCGCCACCATCGCCTTCGGCATGGGGATCGACAAGCCGGACGTCCGCTTCGTGGCCCACCTCGACCTGCCCAAGTCGGTCGAGGGCTACTACCAGGAGACGGGCCGCGCGGGCCGCGACGGACTGCCGTCCACGGCCTGGATGGCCTACGGCCTCAACGACGTCATACAGCAGCGCAAGATGATCCAGTCGAGCGAGGGGGACGAGGCCTTCCGGCGCCGCGCCGCGGCCCACCTGGACTCGATGCTCGCGCTGTGCGAGACGGTCCAGTGCCGGCGCGGCCAGCTTCTCGCCTACTTCGGCCAGGACCCGGCCCCGACCGGTTGCGGCAACTGCGACAGCTGCCTCGTCCCGCCGGAGACGTGGGACGGAACGGTCGCAGCGCAGAAGGTGCTGTCGACAGTGGTGCGGCTGCAGCGGGAGCGGGGCCAGAAGTTCGGTGCGGTGCAGATCGTCGACATCCTGCTGGGCAAGCGCAGCGCCAAGGTGATCCAGTTCGACCACGATCAGCTGTCCGTGTTCGGTATCGGCGAGGACCTCTCCGATGGCGAATGGCGAGGTGTCGTACGCCAGTTGCTGGCGCAGGGGCTCCTCGCGGTCGAGGGGGACTACGGCACGCTGGTGCTCACCGAGGCGAGCGGTTCGGTGCTGCGGCGGGAGCGGGAGGTGCCGCTGCGCAAGGAGCCGAAGAAGACGGTGACCTCGCGGTCGGCGTCGGGGTCCGGCTCGTCCGGCTCCGGCCGGGGCGAGCGCAAGGCCAAGGCCGCGGCTGCCGAGCTGCCCGAGGCCCTGCAGCCCGCCTTCGAGGCGCTGCGTGCCTGGCGGGCCGAGCAGGCGCGGGAACAGGGCGTTCCGGCGTACGTCATCTTCCACGACGCGACCCTGCGGGAGATCGCGACGGTGTGGCCCACCTCGGTGCAGCAGCTCGGTGGGGTCAGCGGCGTCGGCGAGAAGAAACTGGTGACGTACGGGGAAGGCGTGGTCGGGGTGCTCGCCGGACTGGGCGGGCGTCCCGGGGCCGCGGAGCCGGAGTCGAACCCGACGGATGACAGCGGGGCCCCCGCGTCGAGCCCGGCGCGGGACACCGATCCGGGGCCGGAGTCGAGTTCGGATTCGGGCTCGGGATCGAATTCGGGCTCACGCTTCGACGACTGGCCGGAGATGGATGCGGAGCCCGAGCCGGAGGACTGGATATGAGGAACTGGATATAGGGGAGGGCACCGGCACCGGAAGCAGCTGCGGCACCTGCACTGGCACCGGAACCAGCTGCGGGAGCCGCCCCCGCTCCCGAGCTGCCTCCGGCACCGGCGTGCTCACAGGGCCCGGGTGGCGTACGCCCTGACGTCCGCGTCCGTGTCGGTGGTGGCCGTGGACAGGGCCGCGCGGGCAGCCTCGGTGCCGGCGTGGCGGGTCAGTGCCAGGACCGCGGACTTGCGGACGTCGGCGTTCGGGTCGGCCAGGGCCTTGGCCAGCGCGGGGACGGCCGTGTCGGGGTCCGCCGCGGACAGGGCGGTGGCGGCGCCCGACCGGACCTGCCAGGCGGGGTCGGCCAGAGCGGCCGTGGCCCGGGTGGTGAGCGCTGGGGGGCAGCCGGTGGTGCCCAGCGCGCCGTAGGCGGCGCCGCGCACCAGGGCGTCGGGGTCGTCGATCAGGGCGGCGAGGGCGGTGTGGGTGGGGTCGGGGTCGTGCGTGGGCCTGGGAGTAGCCGCACCTTTCCCGGCCGAGCTCTGTGAGGTCGTGCTCTCCGGGACCGGGCGGCCTGCGAACACCGTCGCCAGGGACTTGGCGATCGTGACGCGGACCTCGCGTGACGGGTCGACGGTCGCGGCGCGGGCGAGTTCTTCGGCGGCGTCGACCGACACCAGCGCACGTACGGCCTCGATGCGCACGGCGGTGTCGAAATCCGTCAGAGAGCCGGCGAAGAGAGCCGCGTCACCGAGACGCAGGGCGCGCAGTACATCCAGTGCGGCGGCGCGGACGACCGGATCGGACTCGGCCAGGGCGGCGCCGAGGCCGTCGCGCAGGGCGGGTTCGGGCGGGAGTGTCTCGACGAGCTCGCGCAACGAGGCGGCGGCAGCGGCGCGCACCTCGGCGGCGGGATCCCGGAGCGCCTCGGCGAGGGCGGGCCCCGTCCCCGTCGGCAGCGCCTCGGTCAGGACGGCGACGGACTCCCGTCGGACGGCGGGTGAAGGGTCGGTCAAGTACGGCCGGAGGGCATCGAGTTCGGGCTGCTCCTCGGCGAGGGCGACGAGTTCGAGGAGACGGGTCGAGGACTGCTCGGGGACAGGGAGGGCGGGCGCGCTCTCCCGGTCACCGTCCCGCTCCGGCTCTGGGGCTCCGGCCAGGGTGGCCAACGGGGCCACCTCCCGCGCCCCGGCGGTCGCCACCTGTTCGGCGTGCACCTCGCCGAGGTGCCGGGACGCACCGCCGGTCGGGGTGAACTCCTCGATCGGGACCAAGTAGGGAGCCACGGGACGAGCCGTGAACTCCATCGCACCAGAGGGGGACTTGTGCAGATCGAGGTGGTGGAACCAGGACGCGTCGTCGCGCTGCGGGTGGTCGAGGCGATCGTGATAGAGGCCCCAGCGGGACTCCGTACGGGCCAGGGAGGCACGGGCGGCCATCTCCGCGCAGTCACGGATGAAACTGACCTCCGCGCAACGCATCAGCTCGTGAGGGGTGTGGGCACCCATCTCCGCGATGTCGGCGCGCATCCGCTCGAACGCCTCCAGGGCCAGGGACAGCCGGGCGCCCGATTTCGGCGGGGCCACGTAGTCGTTCACGAAGCGGCGCAGCTTGTACTCGACCTGGGGCTGCGGCGGGCCGTCCGGGTTGTGCAGCGGGCGGTAGATCAGTTCGTGGGCGTCGTGCAGTTGGCCGGACGGCAACTCGCCCTCGTACGGCCGGTACTGGGCCGCGTCCGAGCCCGCCAGGTCGCCGAAGACGAACGCGCCGATCATGTAGTTGTGCGGGACGCAGGCCAGGTCGCCGGCGGCGTAGAGACGGGGGACGGTCGTGCGGGCGTTTTCGTCGACGCGGACGCCCGAGGCCGAATGGCCGCCGCACAGGCCGATCTCGGAGATGTGCATCTCGATGTCGTGGGTGCGGTAGTCGTGGCCGCGGCCGGAGTGGAAGGTGCCACGGGTCGGGCGCTCCGTGGAGTGCAGGATCGACTCCAGGGCCGAGACCGACTCCTCCGGGAGGTGGCTCAGCTTCAGGTACACGGGGCCCCGGTCGGAGGCGACCTCCGCAGCGAACTCCGCCATCATCTGGCCCGACCAGTAGTCGGAGTCGACGAAGCGTTCGCCGTGCCGGTTGACCTGGTAGCCGCCGAAGGGGTTGGCGACGTAGGCACACGCCGGACCGTTGTAGTCCTTGATCAGCGGGTTGATCTGGAAGCACTCGATGCCGGTGAGCTCGGCGCCCGCGTGGTAGGCCATGGCGTAGCCGTCGCCCGCGTTGGTGGGGTTCTCGTACGTGCCGTACAGGTAGCCGGAGGCGGGCAGGCCGAGACGGCCGCAGGCGCCGGTGGCGAGGATCACCGCGCCCGCGCGGACGGTGACGAACTGCCCCGTACGGGTGTTGAAGCCCGCGGCCCCCACGGCCCGCCCGTCCTCGGGCGAGGTCAGCACGCGCACCGGCATCACCCGGTTCTCGATGCGGATCCGCTCCCGCATCTCACGCCGCCGAAGCTGCCGGTACAGCACCTTCTTGACGTCCTTGCCCTCCGGCATCGGCAGCACATAGGAGCCGGAGCGGTGGACCTGGCGGACCGCGTAGTCGCCGTGCTCGTCCTTCTCGAACTTCACGCCGTACGACTCCAGGCGCTGAACCATGGCGAAGCCGCGGGTCGCGGTCTGGCGGACGGTGGACTGGTCGACGATGCCGTCGTTGGCGCGGGTGATCTCGGCGACATAGTCGTCGGGCTCGGCACGCCCCGGGATGACCGCGTTGTTGACGCCGTCCATGCCCATGGCGAGGGCGCCGGAGTGGCGGACGTGGGCCTTCTCAAGGAGCAGGACGTTCGCACCGTGCTCGGCTGCGGTCAGGGCGGCCATGGTGCCGGCGGTGCCGCCTCCGATGACGAGGACGTCGCAGGTCAGCTCCTCGGCGTCGGTGAGAGCGGGGATCGCCAGGGGGCTGTCCGCGGTGCCGGCCGTGGGGGTGTCCGGGGTGGTGTCCACCAGGGTGCCTTTCACGTACTGAGGATTCAGGTACTGAGGGAGGTGAGGACGTCACGCCGCAGTGCCACGCGCGCCGGTTCGTCGTGCGCTGTGCGGTCACGGGGACTGGGGACGTCCCGGACCGCGATCAGGCCGCCCGCGCCGAGCAGGGCCACACGGTCGCCGAGGAACAGGGCCTCGTCCACGTCGTGGGTGACGAAGACGACGGTCGCGCCCGTGCCACGCAGCACCTCCACGAGAAGGTCCTGCATGCCGGCGCGGGTCTGGGCGTCGAGGGCGCCGAACGGCTCGTCCATCAGAACGGCACGTGGTCGGGCGGCGAGGGCGCGGGCCAGTTGTGCGCGCTGGCGCTGCCCGCCGGAGACTCGGTGCGGCAACTGCCGGGCCCGGTCGGCGAGTCCGACCCGGTCGAGCCATGCGTCGGCCTGTTGCCTGCGCTGGCGGCGCGGCAACCCCTGGATGGCGAGCGGGAGTTCGACGTTGGCGCGCAGGGTGCGCCACGGCAGCAGGGCGTCCTCCTGGAAGACCAGGGCACGATCGGCGGCCGGGCCGGTCAGCGGGCTCCCGTCCTGGGTGACCGTGCCGGCGAGCGGGGGCAGCAGCCCCGCGAAGGTGCGCAGCAGCGTCGACTTGCCGCAGCCCGAGGGGCCGACCACGGAGAGGATCTCGCCGGGCGCCACGTCGAGGTCCACCTCGTCCAGCGCGATCGCGCCGGGGCGGCCGAGCGTGGCGCCACGCAGGGTGAGGCCGGCGCCGGTCCGTGCCTGCCGCGCGGGGCGGACCTCAGACGAGCTGGTCATGGGGCACCTCCTCCTCGGTCTTGGGACGCGCCGCCGCCAGCGGGGCGGGCGTGGCGGCGCGGGCCCGCGGGACACGCGTCCCGGGGGCGTACGACGTGCGCGGGAGCCAGTGGGTCAGGCGTCGGCCCAGCACCTCCACGGCCGTGGAGGTGAGCCAGCCGAGGACACCGATGGTGACCATGCCGACGAAGACGCCCGGGTAGTCGACGACGGTGTAGTCCTGCCAGGTGCGGTAGCCGACGCCGTACTGGCCGGAGATCATCTCGGCGGAGATCACGCAGATCCACGAGACGCCGATGCCGACCGACAGGCCGCCGAAGATGCCGGGCAGCGCGCCCGGCAGCACCACCGAGGCGAGGATCCGCCGGCGGCCGCCGCCCATCGTGAGCACCGCCTCCTCCCACACCGGGGTCAGCGCGCGGACCGCGTGCCGGGTGGACACCAGGACCGGGAAGAAGGCGGCGGCGCAGGTGATGAAGACGATGCCCTGTTCGTTGGAGGGGAACAGGAGGATGGCGACAGGGACGAGGGCGATGGCGGGGATGGGCCGGATCACTTCGAGCACCGGGCCGAGCAGATCCTCCGCGAGCCGCGAGCGTGCCACGAGCACGCCCGTCGCCACGCCCAGGACGGCCGCGAGGAGGAAGCCGATGAGGATGCGGGTGAGGCTGTCGGTGAGGTCCGTCCAGTAGTCAGGGCCGGACAGCCGGTCGGCGAAGGCGTGAGCCACGTCGGTGACCGTGGGGAACTGCGAGAAGCGCAGCCACAGGTTGATGTCCAGGCTGGTCAGCAGCTGCCACGTGCCGAGGGCGACCGCCAGCGAGGCGACCCGCAGCGCGTACCGGCCCGTCCGCCGCGGATACCGGGGCACGAGCCGGCCAGACCGCCTCGGGCGCCGTGCCACGGCAGGGTCCGTCCGGCTCGGTTGCCGGCGTGTGTCAGGGTCCGTCTGCCGCGCGTCCCGGGTCACGAGGCCCGCCCCAGTGCGTCGGCGTAGGTGATGACGCGGGCGCCGCCGTGCTGGGCGACGTACGACTGGGCGGTCGCCGGGGCGACGAAGGGGAGGAGCTGGTCGCCGTCGGCCACCCAGACGGCCTTGTCGGCGAACCAGAGGGTGCCGGTGGTCGCGTCCGGGACGTAGGCGGCGCGGATGTCGGCCTTGTGCTGGGCGACGTAACTCAGCAGCTCGGCGGGCGACTTGAAGCTACGGGTCTCTTCGGCGCCCTTGGGCCAGACCTCGCTCGCGGCGGGGGCGGGCGCGGCGGAGAGCCGCTTCGCGTAGTCCGCGCCGAGGGCCTTCTTGACGTACTGGTCGTCGACGAAGGCGTCCACGTCCACGTCGCCGGTCAGCTTCGCCGACTTCAGCACCGACACGTCGTCCTTCAGCGCGGAGACGAGCTGGGGCTTGATCGCCGGGTCGAAGGTGGAGATGCCGTGGGCGCCGTTGTAGAGGTAGACGACCTCGGCGGGCAGGCTGGTGGCCTTGGCCACCTTCTCGGCGGCGGTCACGGGGTGGTCGTTGAGGTAGTCGGTCGCCTCCGCCTGGGCTTTCAGGAAGGCCTCCAGGACGGCGGGCCGCTCCTTGGCGAAATCCTCGCGGGCGGTGACGCCGTGGAAGGTGGGGAGGCTCAGCTGGGCGCCGTCGTAGAGGGCCTTCGCCTTGCCCTGGAAGGTGAGCAGGCCGGGCCAGGCGACGAACTGCGAGAGCGCGTCCGCGCTGCCGGCGGTGAGGGCCGAAGCACCCACGGCGGGCTGCTGGTTGAGCTTCTCGATGTCCTTGTCGGGGTCGAGTCCGGCGCGTTGCAGGGCGCGGACGAGGGTGCCGTCGGCGGCCGAGCCGATGCTCGTCGAGACCTTCTTGCCGCGGAGGTCGGTGAGGGAGTTCAGCTGGGAGCCGGGGGAGGTGACGATCGTGTTGAGGCCGCCGCGGAGGTTGTAGCCGGTGACCGAGACCAGACGGGTGGGCCTGCCGAGCTGCTTGCCGCGGGCCGCGTTGATGAGGAGCGGGAAGTCGCCCATCGAGCCGATGTCGATCTTCCCGGCGGTCATCTGGGCGGTGATGGGGGCGCCGGTGGCGTAGTCCTGCCAGTCGACCTTGTAGGTGTGGCCGTCGTGGAGGGCATTGAGCTCCTTCTCGAAGGAGCCGAGGGAGCGCAGCAGGGTGCCGGCGGTGACGGTGTTGATCGTCTTGGACTGGTAGCCGACGGTGACGGTGACCGTGGAGCTGTCCCCGGCCGACGCGTCACCGCCGCAGGCGCTGAGGGGGAGGAGCAGGGCGACGGCGGCGGTGGCGACGGCGGTGCGTTGGTGTTTCATGGCGGATCGGGGGCCTCTCACCGGAGCAGATAGGGCATGTTGACCGTGACGGCTCCGGTGGGGCAGCGGGCCGCGCAGGGGCCGCAGTACCAGCACTCGTCGACGTGCATGTAGGCCTTGCCGTTGCTCTCGTCGATGGCGAGGGAGTCCAGCGGGCACATGTCCACGCAGAGCGTGCAGCCGTCGATGCACTTCGACTCGTCGATGGTCACGGGCACGTCGGCCCGCTGGGGCGCCAAGGGCATGGCTGTCTCCAGGGAGGTGCGCAAGCGGGGGTGGTGGTTACGGGTTACGTGGACTGCGTGGTCATAACGACCGGTGCAGCAGGCCGCTCATCGTGATGCGGTCGCCGCGGAAGCGGATGAACTCGAGGTCGACCGGGCGGCCGTCGGCGAGGTGTGTGAGCCGTTCCAGCATCAGGACGGCCGCGCCGCGCGGGGCTTCGAGTACGGCGGCGGAGTGGGTGTCCGCGTTCACCGCCTCCAGGGTGATCTCGGCGTGGCCGAGACGCTGCGCGGTGATGGCTTCCAGCAGGCGGAAGACGTCGGTGTTCTCCAGGTCGGCGCCGAGCAGGGCGGTGCCGATGTCGAGCGGGATGTAGGTGAGGTCGAGGGAGAGGGGGAGGCCGTTCAGGCGGCGCAGGCGTTCGATGTAGAGGACGTCCGTGCCGGGTGGGACCTGGAGGCGGTCGGCGACGGGGGTGGGGGCAGGAGCCGGGCCCATCGTGCGCACCTCGTTGGTCACACGGCCGTGTTCGCGGAGCGTTTCCGCGAGGCCCATCAGATGGTCCAGGCCGTGCGGGTACTTCTGGGCGACGACCACGGTGCCGACGCCGGGGAGGCGTTCGACCAGGCCTTCCGCGCGGAGCAGGTCCAGGGCTTGCCGGACCGTGTTGCGGGAGGCGCGGTAGTCGGTGGCGA encodes:
- the recQ gene encoding DNA helicase RecQ: MGGTGGIIEMPGITETSATRSEALATLHRVFGYEAFRGAQEEVIEHVVAGGDAVVLMPTGGGKSLCYQIPSLVRPGTGIVISPLIALMQDQVDALRALGVRAGFMNSTQDFDERRVVEAEYLAGELDLLYLAPERLRLDSTLDLLSRGKVAVFAIDEAHCVSQWGHDFRPDYLSLSLLGERWPDVPRIALTATATHATHQEITQRLNMPQARHFVASFDRPNIQYRIVPKADPKKQLLGFLREEHAGDAGIVYCLSRKSVEATAEFLSRNGIEAVPYHAGLDAGTRAAHQSRFLREDGLVVVATIAFGMGIDKPDVRFVAHLDLPKSVEGYYQETGRAGRDGLPSTAWMAYGLNDVIQQRKMIQSSEGDEAFRRRAAAHLDSMLALCETVQCRRGQLLAYFGQDPAPTGCGNCDSCLVPPETWDGTVAAQKVLSTVVRLQRERGQKFGAVQIVDILLGKRSAKVIQFDHDQLSVFGIGEDLSDGEWRGVVRQLLAQGLLAVEGDYGTLVLTEASGSVLRREREVPLRKEPKKTVTSRSASGSGSSGSGRGERKAKAAAAELPEALQPAFEALRAWRAEQAREQGVPAYVIFHDATLREIATVWPTSVQQLGGVSGVGEKKLVTYGEGVVGVLAGLGGRPGAAEPESNPTDDSGAPASSPARDTDPGPESSSDSGSGSNSGSRFDDWPEMDAEPEPEDWI
- a CDS encoding fumarate reductase/succinate dehydrogenase flavoprotein subunit, translated to MKGTLVDTTPDTPTAGTADSPLAIPALTDAEELTCDVLVIGGGTAGTMAALTAAEHGANVLLLEKAHVRHSGALAMGMDGVNNAVIPGRAEPDDYVAEITRANDGIVDQSTVRQTATRGFAMVQRLESYGVKFEKDEHGDYAVRQVHRSGSYVLPMPEGKDVKKVLYRQLRRREMRERIRIENRVMPVRVLTSPEDGRAVGAAGFNTRTGQFVTVRAGAVILATGACGRLGLPASGYLYGTYENPTNAGDGYAMAYHAGAELTGIECFQINPLIKDYNGPACAYVANPFGGYQVNRHGERFVDSDYWSGQMMAEFAAEVASDRGPVYLKLSHLPEESVSALESILHSTERPTRGTFHSGRGHDYRTHDIEMHISEIGLCGGHSASGVRVDENARTTVPRLYAAGDLACVPHNYMIGAFVFGDLAGSDAAQYRPYEGELPSGQLHDAHELIYRPLHNPDGPPQPQVEYKLRRFVNDYVAPPKSGARLSLALEAFERMRADIAEMGAHTPHELMRCAEVSFIRDCAEMAARASLARTESRWGLYHDRLDHPQRDDASWFHHLDLHKSPSGAMEFTARPVAPYLVPIEEFTPTGGASRHLGEVHAEQVATAGAREVAPLATLAGAPEPERDGDRESAPALPVPEQSSTRLLELVALAEEQPELDALRPYLTDPSPAVRRESVAVLTEALPTGTGPALAEALRDPAAEVRAAAAASLRELVETLPPEPALRDGLGAALAESDPVVRAAALDVLRALRLGDAALFAGSLTDFDTAVRIEAVRALVSVDAAEELARAATVDPSREVRVTIAKSLATVFAGRPVPESTTSQSSAGKGAATPRPTHDPDPTHTALAALIDDPDALVRGAAYGALGTTGCPPALTTRATAALADPAWQVRSGAATALSAADPDTAVPALAKALADPNADVRKSAVLALTRHAGTEAARAALSTATTDTDADVRAYATRAL
- a CDS encoding ATP-binding cassette domain-containing protein gives rise to the protein MTSSSEVRPARQARTGAGLTLRGATLGRPGAIALDEVDLDVAPGEILSVVGPSGCGKSTLLRTFAGLLPPLAGTVTQDGSPLTGPAADRALVFQEDALLPWRTLRANVELPLAIQGLPRRQRRQQADAWLDRVGLADRARQLPHRVSGGQRQRAQLARALAARPRAVLMDEPFGALDAQTRAGMQDLLVEVLRGTGATVVFVTHDVDEALFLGDRVALLGAGGLIAVRDVPSPRDRTAHDEPARVALRRDVLTSLST
- a CDS encoding ABC transporter permease, coding for MPRYPRRTGRYALRVASLAVALGTWQLLTSLDINLWLRFSQFPTVTDVAHAFADRLSGPDYWTDLTDSLTRILIGFLLAAVLGVATGVLVARSRLAEDLLGPVLEVIRPIPAIALVPVAILLFPSNEQGIVFITCAAAFFPVLVSTRHAVRALTPVWEEAVLTMGGGRRRILASVVLPGALPGIFGGLSVGIGVSWICVISAEMISGQYGVGYRTWQDYTVVDYPGVFVGMVTIGVLGWLTSTAVEVLGRRLTHWLPRTSYAPGTRVPRARAATPAPLAAARPKTEEEVPHDQLV
- a CDS encoding ABC transporter substrate-binding protein — translated: MKHQRTAVATAAVALLLPLSACGGDASAGDSSTVTVTVGYQSKTINTVTAGTLLRSLGSFEKELNALHDGHTYKVDWQDYATGAPITAQMTAGKIDIGSMGDFPLLINAARGKQLGRPTRLVSVTGYNLRGGLNTIVTSPGSQLNSLTDLRGKKVSTSIGSAADGTLVRALQRAGLDPDKDIEKLNQQPAVGASALTAGSADALSQFVAWPGLLTFQGKAKALYDGAQLSLPTFHGVTAREDFAKERPAVLEAFLKAQAEATDYLNDHPVTAAEKVAKATSLPAEVVYLYNGAHGISTFDPAIKPQLVSALKDDVSVLKSAKLTGDVDVDAFVDDQYVKKALGADYAKRLSAAPAPAASEVWPKGAEETRSFKSPAELLSYVAQHKADIRAAYVPDATTGTLWFADKAVWVADGDQLLPFVAPATAQSYVAQHGGARVITYADALGRAS
- a CDS encoding ferredoxin family protein, which encodes MPLAPQRADVPVTIDESKCIDGCTLCVDMCPLDSLAIDESNGKAYMHVDECWYCGPCAARCPTGAVTVNMPYLLR
- a CDS encoding GntR family transcriptional regulator, translating into MPASDRLREHAGQGATTVAAHRARRRLRADQARQLADLLRHQLLTVGFPDGTLPHESTLATDYRASRNTVRQALDLLRAEGLVERLPGVGTVVVAQKYPHGLDHLMGLAETLREHGRVTNEVRTMGPAPAPTPVADRLQVPPGTDVLYIERLRRLNGLPLSLDLTYIPLDIGTALLGADLENTDVFRLLEAITAQRLGHAEITLEAVNADTHSAAVLEAPRGAAVLMLERLTHLADGRPVDLEFIRFRGDRITMSGLLHRSL